The genomic window ATGCAAAACGTATTCATTCTACTGCTTTTATGGCAGATGCCTGGCACCATCGTTCTGATGCATTGTCTTCTATAGGATCGTTAGTTGGAATTGGTGGAGCAATGCTTGGTTTTCCAGTTTTAGATAGTGTGGCTAGTGTTGTTATTTGTATTTTTATTTTGAAAGTGTCTTATGATATATTAAAAGATGCGATATCAAAAATGTTGGATACTGCTTGTGATGAAGAGTATGAACTTCATTTAAAACAATTTATTGAAGATCAACCAGGTGTCATATGTGTTGATATACTGCATACAAGAATATTTGGGAGTAAAATATATGTTGATTTAGAAATTCAAGTAGATGGAAATAAACTGTTAAGTGAAAGTCATGCGATTTCACAACAAGTACATGATAGTGTGGAGATGCAATTTCCTAATATTAAACATATTATGATTCATGTCAATCCAGCTCTTTAAAATTGAATAGTCTATAAATAAGAACAATATTAAGATAGATAAAGATTGAAGCTGCCTAAAAGTAGCTTTTTTCTTTTTTATAGCTATGAAGATTTTTGAAAAAATGAAATATATTATTGATTGTATATACGACATAATGTATAATTGTATACAATAAAAGAAAGGTGGGGTTATATGAACTTAGCATATAAGATTTTAAATTCACATTTAAAAGAGGGGGAACTTGTTCCAGGTGAACAAATATGTATTCAGATTGATCAAACTTTAACACAGGATTCAACAGGAACAATGGCATATTTACAGTTGGAAGCGATGGAAGTTGGACATGTTGCTGTGGAAAAAGCAGTTGCTTATATAGATCATAATATGTTGCAAACAGGTTTTGAAAACATGGATGATCATGAGTTTATTAGAAGTGTTGCTAAAAAGCATGGCATTACTTTTTCTAAGCCAGGGAATGGTGTTTGTCATCAATTACAGTTAGAAAACTTTTCTAAACCAGGGCAAACATTAGTTGGAAGTGATTCACATACACCAACTTGTGGTGCTATGGGGATGATCGCTATTGGAGCTGGGGGATTAGATGTTGCAGTTGCGATGGCAACTGGAAAATATTATCTACAATGTCCATCAGTTATTCAGGTGAATTTAACAGGTAAAAAGGCACCATGGGTGAGTGCTAAAGATATTATTTTAAAAGTTTTACAAGAATTAAGCGTTAAGGGTGGCGTGAATAAGATTGTTGAATATACTGGTGAAGGAATTGCTTCATTGTCACTAACTGATCGTGCTACAATTTGTAATATGGGGGCAGAACTTGGAGCAACAACTTCTGTATTTCCTACGGATGAAAGAACGATAGAATATTTAAAACAACAGGGACGTGAAGCAGATTATGTTGAAATGAAAGCAGATATTGATGCAACATATGATCAAAGATTAGATATTGATATGTCAACTTTAGAACCAATGGTTGCAAAACCTCATAGTCCTGATGCTGTTGTTGCAGCTAAAGAATTAGAAGGAATGCATGTGAATCAGGTTGTGATTGGGTCATGTACGAATTCATCATTCGCAGATATGATGAGAGCTGCTAAAATATTAAAGGGAAGAAAAGTGGCAGAGCATGTATCACTTGTTATTGCACCAGGTTCATCAAGTATTTTGGCAATGTTATCGGCTAATGGTGCTTTAACTGATATGATTCATGCAGGAGCAAGAATTCTTGAATGTGGTTGTGGACCATGTATTGGAATGGGGCAGGCACCATTATCAAAAGGAATTTCTTTAAGAACAATTAATCGTAATTTTAAGGGACGTTCTGGAACAAATGATGCAGGTGTTTATTTAGTATCACCTGAAATTGCAGCTTTGTCAGCTATTAAAGGATATTTATCTTCTGAATTTGATGATGATATGTATTTAGCTGATGTTCCTAATACACCATTTATAAAAAATGAAAATTTCTTTATTAATGAATATGATCCAAATACTGAAGTTTATATGGGACCAAATATTAAACCTGTTCCTAGAGGAGATAAACTTTCTCAAGATATTAGTGGGAAAATGGTTTTAAAGGTAGGAGATAATATTTCTACTGATCATATTGTTCCATCTGATTCTAAATTATTACCATATCGTTCAAATGTCCCTCATTTAGCAAAATTCTCTTTCTGTAAAGTCGATGATCAGTTCTATAATAGAGCTATTGAAAATCATGGTGGATTTATTGTTGGGGGAGATAATTATGGACAAGGGTCTTCTAGAGAACATGCTGCTTTGGTTCCTAATTATTTAAAAATTAAAGCTATTTTTGCTTTATCTTTTGCAAGAATTCATCGTTCTAATTTAATTAATAATGGGATATTACCATTAGTTATTGATAAGACAGGATATGATTTTTTCAATGATCAAGATGAATATGTTTTATTAGATGTTAAAGAGGCTGTTGAAAATGGTAAAGATGTAACAGTTCAAAATACAAATACAAAAGAAACAATTGTTGCAAAATTAACATTAGCACCTAGAGAAAAAGTTATGATTTTACAAGGCGGATTATTAAATGCAATTAAAGAGTTAGGGGGAGATTTTTAATGAAGGCTGTATTAATACCAGGAGATGGCATTGGACCAGAAATTGCTAAGAGTGTTGAAGATATAACTAAGGCTATGCAATTAGATATTGAATGGGTAACATATCGTGCAGGAGCAGAATATGCGGCTGAAACAAAAGAGGTTTTTGAACCAGGGTTAGTAGATGCCATTAAAGAATACAAATGGGCATTAAAAGGGCCAACTGCTACACCTATTGGAACAGGATTTAGAAGTGTCAATGTGGCTTTAAGACAACAATTTGCAACTTATGCCAATGTGAGACCGATTCGTTCATTTAAAGGTATTGATTCTAAATATGAAGATATTGATTTGGTTATGATTCGTGAAAATACTGAAGATTTATATAAAGGTATTGAATATATGGTTAATGAGAATATGGCAAATGGAATCAAATTAATTACACGTGAAGCGAGTGAAAAGATTTGCCGTTATGCCTTTGAATATGCTAAAATAAATAACAGACACAAAGTGACAGCAATTCATAAAGCCAATATTATGAAATTAACAGATGGTTTATTTTTAGAAGCTTTTAGAGATGTTGCTAAGAATTACCCAGATATTGAAGCACAAGAAGTCATCGTTGATAATATGTGTATGCAATTGGTATTAAGACCAGAAACTTTTGATGTTTTGGTTGCTCCTAACTTGTATGGAGATATTGTTTCAGATTTATGTGCGGGATTGATTGGTGGATTAGGATTTGCACCAAGTGGGAATATTGGTGATGAATATCAAATTTATGAGGCTGTTCATGGAAGTGCACCAGATATTGCTGGGAAAAATATTGCAAATCCAAGTGCATTATTATTAGCCTTTGCACTTATGCTAGAAGCATTAGGAAAATTAGATCAAGCAAATCGTTTAAGAGATGCTTTATCAGCAGTTGTTGAAGAAGGGAAAGTCGTAACACCTGATATTGGTGGAAAGGCTTCTACAACTGAATTTACTCAAGCTATTATTGAGAAATTATAGGAGGGAAATCATATGCCATCACACAGTTTATTTGAACAAGTATCGCATGGCTCTTTAGGAAATAAAATATTTGATATTTTACGAGATCGTATTTTAAATGAAAAATATGAGAATGGTCAAAAATTAAATGAATTATCTTTGGCAAGTGAATTAAAGATTAGTCGAACACCTATTCGCGAAGCTTTAAAACAACTTGAATTAGAAGGTCTTGTTGAAAGTATTCCTAATAAAGGTGTCTATGTTAAAGGTTTTTCACCAAGAGATATTGATGATATGTTTGAAATTCGTTTAGCATTAGAAGGTTTAGCTATTCAACTTGCTATTGATAGAATGGATGAAGTTCATTTAGCCAAAATCAAAGATGTATTTGAATTAATGGAGTTTTATACTGCTAAAAAAGAACAGGAAAAAATTAATGATTTAAATATTCTTTATCATGAAACAATTTATCAGGCCACACAATCTCAATACTTTGAACAATTATTAAAAGATGTCCATTATTATGTTTCTGTGACAAGTCGTCATTCAATTACTCAACCTGAAAGATTAGAAACAGCTTTAAAAGAACATCGTGCGATTTTAGAAGCTATTATTGCTAATGATAAAGAATTAGCTAAAGAAACAATTCAAAAACATATTAGAAAGACTCAAGTCTTAGTAAGAAACTATTATGCTCATAAAAACAAAAAATAGATAGGAATTATTATCTATGCCTAATCTTCGGATTAGGTTTTTTGTTACAAAAAAACCTCACAAAATATTGTGAGGCCTCTTTATAATTTGTATTGAATTTGATAATTATGAATACGTGTATTATATCTAGCATGAGATACTTCAATCACTTTACCATAAATATCATGCGAAACTCTTTTTCGACCAAGTACAGGACCGGTTTCTAAGTTTAAAGCTTGTAGAATTTCTAATGGTGGAAATTCTACATAAAAATCATCATTAAAATCAGCTACAGAATGATTATGTTGATATAAATACATATATAAAGAAAAATCATTTAATCTTTGTTGGTCAGGAATCGCAATATCACCTGGTAAATAATGTGTAAAATGGATATAAGGCTGACCATCTAAATAATAACAACGACTGATTTTTAAGCATTGTCTACCATAATGCTGAAATAATTCATGTTGTGGGTCTATTATCATATATTCAAATTGAGTATTTTCTTTTGTGACCTGATAACCTTGCTGATTCAAGATAGAAGAAAAAGATTGACCATTTGATAATTTATTAAATATACTATTACTAATAACAGTGGTTCCTTTACCACTTTTTTTAGTTACATAACCATCATTTTCTAATAATTCAATGGCTTTACGAATAGTAATTTTACTCACTTTGAATTGTTCTTCTAATTCTGTTTCAGTAGGGAGAAATGTTCCAATAGGATAGATTCCATTAATGATAGAATCTTTAATCACTTCCATAATTGAATAATACAAAGGGACTTTTTCGTTCATAAAATGCATCTTCCTTTCAATAGATAGACTTATTATAACATAGAAAACTAAGAAAATGGTAAAAATTATAAAAAATATAACATTATAATCTTTACAAATAAACATTATAATGTTATAGTGCAAGCGTAAACAAAATAGGTGAGGAGAAAATGTATGGAAAAGTTTATGAAAATGATTGAAGAAAAGTTAATGCCAGTGGCGCTTAAAATTAGTGGTCAGCGTCATATGCAGGCGGTAAGACAAGGGGTTGTAGCAACTTTACCGTTGACGATTGTAGGGTCGTTCTTTTGTATTTTATTGAATATACCAATTGATGGGTATTCTGAGTTTATTGCACCCTATTTAAATATTATTGATGTCCCATTTCGTTTCACAGTTGGAATTTTAGCATTATATGCTGCTTATGGAATTGGATCATCACTTGCTAGATATTACAAGCTTGATGAATTAGGATGTGGGATGCTTGCAACTGTAGCATTCTTAGTTTCAACAGTTGTGCCAGTGAAAGTGACTGCTGGTATGCCTGAAGTCATTGCTGATGGAAGATATTTATCAATTGGTGCATTGAGTGCAAGTTCATTATTTGGAGCTATTGTGGCAGCATTAATTTCTGTTGAAATTTATCGTTTCTGTAAAGAAAAGAATATTGTAATCAAGATGCCTGATGGTGTACCTCCAGAAGTTGCGAATTCATTTAGTGCTTTGATTCCAGCAGCAGTTGTTATCTTGTTATTCTGGATTGTTCGTTATGTTTTCAATTTTGATATTAGTGCAACATTAAGTAATTTATTAATGCCTCTAAAAGATACTTTAGCAGGAAATAGTTTATTGGGTGGATTATTAACAGTAACATTAATTACGTTTTTCTGGGTACTTGGTATTCATGGACCAGCAATTATGTCACCAGTCATTAGACCAATTTGGGATATGACTATTGCTGAAAATATGGAAATATTTGCTGCTGGAACAGCTGCTTCACAATTACCAAATATTTTTACAGAACAATTTTTACAATGGTTTATCTGGATTGGTGGAGCAGGAGCAACACTTGCATTGGTTTGTTTGTTCTTAAGATCAAAATCACAGTATATTAAAAGTTTAGGAAAATTATGTATTATTCCAGGTATCTTTAATATTAATGAACCAGTTATCTTTGGTGCTCCTATTGTTATGAATCCAATTCTAGCTATCCCATTTGTAGTAGCACCCATTATTATGACTATTGTTTCTTATTTATTTACAATTTCTGGTTTGGTGCCAATGATGATGGCAAAATTACCATTTACTTTACCAGCTCCACTAGCAGCGGTTATGTCAACAGATTGGTCTATTATGGCAGGAGTTTTGGTTATTATTAATTTTATTATTGCTTTAGTGATTTATTATCCATTCTTCAAAATGTTTGAAAAACAACAATTAGAAAAAGAATTAGCTGCAAAAACAGAAGCATAGAAAGGAAAGACAGACGTCTTTGGTGAATAAAAATGATTCAAGTCTCAACATTTATTGGAATATTGCTTAGTTTCTTTATAACAACAGTATTGGCTGAAAAGTATTATCAAAAAAATTCTATTAAAACAAGATTGCGTACAATGATTCTTTATATTATGGCATATATGTTTGTTCTTTTAACTTTTGTGGTACTTGTTCCACAAGCTTTTCCAATTTTAATTTTTGGAAGTGTTGTCATGGCAAGTTTCTTTAATGTCTATAATCGTCATCGTAGAATTCCTGGTGAGGTAGAGGTATGAAAAGAGCATTAGGAATATCTATTTATCCTGAACATAGTACACCTGATAAAGATAAAGCATATTTAAAACTTGCTAGTGAATATGGTTTTACAAGAGTCTTCACATGCTTGTTATCAGTTAATAAACCTAAAAATGAAATCATTGCAGAATTTAAAGATATTATTCAATATGCTACAAGTTTAAACTATGAAGTCATATTGGATGTTGCTCCAGCTGTTTTTGATCAATTAGGAATTTCATATGATGATTTGAGTTTCTTTTATGAAATGGGAGCAACAGGTATTCGTCTAGATATGGGATTTGATGGAGCTAAAGAAGCAATGCTTACATTTAATCCTTATCATTTAGCAATTGAAATTAATATGTCAAATAATGTTGCTTATCTTGACAATATTATGACATATCAACCTAATGCACCATTCCTTTATGGTTGTCATAACTTCTATCCTCAAAAAGGAACGGGGTTAGACTATGATTTCTTTGTGAAATGTTCTCAACGTTTTAAACAGCAGGGAATAAGAACAGCAGCCTTTATTAATTCACATGATGCAACAATTGGACCATGGTCAATTAATGATGGATTATGTACATTAGAGATGCATCGTGATTTACCAATTGATGTTCAGGCAAAACATCTTTTTGCAACAAACTTAATTGATGATGTCATTATTGGTAATGCCTATGCAAGTTGTGAGGAATTAGCTGCTTTGTCAAAAATTAATCGTTATCAGTTAGAATTAAATGTTGAAGTATTCAATCAGACAACAGATATTGAAAAGGATATAATGTTTAATGAACAGCATTATCGTCGTGGAGATATAACGAAACAAGCAGTACGTTCTACTGAAGTCAGAAAAAAACAAGTTGATAAAGATATTTCAAGTCATGATAATTTGGCATCATTACAATTAGGGGATGTTGTTATTGGGAATAATCTTTTTGGAAAATATAAAGGTGAACTTCAAATTATCTTAGAAGAGTGTTATGATGAACGTAAGAATAAAGTTGGAAGAGTTGTTACTGAAGAATTATTTTTAATAAATTATATAGACGCATGGACAAAATTTAAATTGAAAGAGAAATGATGAGAGTGGAAAATTATGTAATCAAGCAAGCAAGACTTATAAATGAAGAGCGAGTAGATATACTTGTTGAGAATGGTATTATTCAAAAAATTGCCCCATGTATTGAGACTTCATATGAAACATTGAATTTTCAAGATTGTTATGTGAGTGCTGGATGGATTGATATTCATACACATTGTTTTGATAAATTTGAAATCTATGGTGACCAGGCTGATTTCATTGGTTATCCTCATGGTGTATGTACTGTTGTAGATGCAGGGACAGCAGGGAGTGATACAATTGATGAATTTTATCAGCAAGTCAAAAATGCAAAGACAAGAGTTTATTCTTTATTAAATATATCCAGTCCAGGAATTTTTGCTCAAGATGAATTAGCTGATTTAAAACGTTTAAATCAAGAAGCTATTGTTCAGGCATGTCAAAAATATCCTCAATTTATTGTTGGATTAAAAGCCAGAATGTCAAAGAGCGTATTAGGAGATTCAGGGAATCAGCCATTAATATTTGCTAAGGAAATGCAAAAGTTTGTTAATTTACCAATTATGGTACATATTGGAACAGCTCCAAGTGTATTAGAAAATATTGTGGATATGTTAGATGAATATGATATTATAACACATGTTTTTAATCCTAAACAAAATGGTATTCTTGATAAGGGATACATCAAGGATTGTGTTTATCAGGCAATTGAAAAAGGTATTATTTTAGATTTAGGTCATGGAACTGATAGTTTTTCATTTGAAACTGCTAAAATAGCATTTCAAAATGGAATAAAAGTGAATACTATTAGTAGTGATATTTATTTTAAAAATCGAATAAATGGACCAGTTTATGATCTTGCTACAACCATGAATAAGATGTTATATATTGGCTATTCATTAGCCGAAGTGATTCGCTGTGTAACAGTGAATGCATCTAAAGCTTTACACCTTGATCATCTAGGTAGTATAGAAGTTGGGAAAACTGCCGATTTTACAGTTTTTCATATTTGTCCACAAGACATTGAATTGACAGATTCATTACACCAAAAAGTGACGATGTGTCATTATTTAAAGCCAGATTATACAATTGTGAAAAATCATCTTTATCAAATAGAGGAGGATAAATAATGGATGTTTATGAAAAATATCATGTGAGTCGAGTTATTAATGCATCAGGGAAAATGACCATTCTTGGGGGTTCAAGAGTGAATGAGCAGATTATTGACCAATGTGCAATTGGGGCTGGAAATTTCTTTGAAGTGAAAAACTTGCTTGATAAGACGGGGGAATATATAGCTCATCTTTTAAATGTTGAGAGTGCCTATATTGTCAATAGTGCATCGGGTGGAATTGCCCAGGCAATAGGTGCGGCTATTTGCC from Candidatus Stoquefichus sp. SB1 includes these protein-coding regions:
- a CDS encoding aconitate hydratase, which encodes MNLAYKILNSHLKEGELVPGEQICIQIDQTLTQDSTGTMAYLQLEAMEVGHVAVEKAVAYIDHNMLQTGFENMDDHEFIRSVAKKHGITFSKPGNGVCHQLQLENFSKPGQTLVGSDSHTPTCGAMGMIAIGAGGLDVAVAMATGKYYLQCPSVIQVNLTGKKAPWVSAKDIILKVLQELSVKGGVNKIVEYTGEGIASLSLTDRATICNMGAELGATTSVFPTDERTIEYLKQQGREADYVEMKADIDATYDQRLDIDMSTLEPMVAKPHSPDAVVAAKELEGMHVNQVVIGSCTNSSFADMMRAAKILKGRKVAEHVSLVIAPGSSSILAMLSANGALTDMIHAGARILECGCGPCIGMGQAPLSKGISLRTINRNFKGRSGTNDAGVYLVSPEIAALSAIKGYLSSEFDDDMYLADVPNTPFIKNENFFINEYDPNTEVYMGPNIKPVPRGDKLSQDISGKMVLKVGDNISTDHIVPSDSKLLPYRSNVPHLAKFSFCKVDDQFYNRAIENHGGFIVGGDNYGQGSSREHAALVPNYLKIKAIFALSFARIHRSNLINNGILPLVIDKTGYDFFNDQDEYVLLDVKEAVENGKDVTVQNTNTKETIVAKLTLAPREKVMILQGGLLNAIKELGGDF
- a CDS encoding isocitrate/isopropylmalate dehydrogenase family protein; the encoded protein is MKAVLIPGDGIGPEIAKSVEDITKAMQLDIEWVTYRAGAEYAAETKEVFEPGLVDAIKEYKWALKGPTATPIGTGFRSVNVALRQQFATYANVRPIRSFKGIDSKYEDIDLVMIRENTEDLYKGIEYMVNENMANGIKLITREASEKICRYAFEYAKINNRHKVTAIHKANIMKLTDGLFLEAFRDVAKNYPDIEAQEVIVDNMCMQLVLRPETFDVLVAPNLYGDIVSDLCAGLIGGLGFAPSGNIGDEYQIYEAVHGSAPDIAGKNIANPSALLLAFALMLEALGKLDQANRLRDALSAVVEEGKVVTPDIGGKASTTEFTQAIIEKL
- a CDS encoding GntR family transcriptional regulator → MPSHSLFEQVSHGSLGNKIFDILRDRILNEKYENGQKLNELSLASELKISRTPIREALKQLELEGLVESIPNKGVYVKGFSPRDIDDMFEIRLALEGLAIQLAIDRMDEVHLAKIKDVFELMEFYTAKKEQEKINDLNILYHETIYQATQSQYFEQLLKDVHYYVSVTSRHSITQPERLETALKEHRAILEAIIANDKELAKETIQKHIRKTQVLVRNYYAHKNKK
- a CDS encoding DUF871 domain-containing protein; protein product: MKRALGISIYPEHSTPDKDKAYLKLASEYGFTRVFTCLLSVNKPKNEIIAEFKDIIQYATSLNYEVILDVAPAVFDQLGISYDDLSFFYEMGATGIRLDMGFDGAKEAMLTFNPYHLAIEINMSNNVAYLDNIMTYQPNAPFLYGCHNFYPQKGTGLDYDFFVKCSQRFKQQGIRTAAFINSHDATIGPWSINDGLCTLEMHRDLPIDVQAKHLFATNLIDDVIIGNAYASCEELAALSKINRYQLELNVEVFNQTTDIEKDIMFNEQHYRRGDITKQAVRSTEVRKKQVDKDISSHDNLASLQLGDVVIGNNLFGKYKGELQIILEECYDERKNKVGRVVTEELFLINYIDAWTKFKLKEK
- a CDS encoding amidohydrolase/deacetylase family metallohydrolase, which translates into the protein MENYVIKQARLINEERVDILVENGIIQKIAPCIETSYETLNFQDCYVSAGWIDIHTHCFDKFEIYGDQADFIGYPHGVCTVVDAGTAGSDTIDEFYQQVKNAKTRVYSLLNISSPGIFAQDELADLKRLNQEAIVQACQKYPQFIVGLKARMSKSVLGDSGNQPLIFAKEMQKFVNLPIMVHIGTAPSVLENIVDMLDEYDIITHVFNPKQNGILDKGYIKDCVYQAIEKGIILDLGHGTDSFSFETAKIAFQNGIKVNTISSDIYFKNRINGPVYDLATTMNKMLYIGYSLAEVIRCVTVNASKALHLDHLGSIEVGKTADFTVFHICPQDIELTDSLHQKVTMCHYLKPDYTIVKNHLYQIEEDK
- a CDS encoding GntR family transcriptional regulator is translated as MNEKVPLYYSIMEVIKDSIINGIYPIGTFLPTETELEEQFKVSKITIRKAIELLENDGYVTKKSGKGTTVISNSIFNKLSNGQSFSSILNQQGYQVTKENTQFEYMIIDPQHELFQHYGRQCLKISRCYYLDGQPYIHFTHYLPGDIAIPDQQRLNDFSLYMYLYQHNHSVADFNDDFYVEFPPLEILQALNLETGPVLGRKRVSHDIYGKVIEVSHARYNTRIHNYQIQYKL
- a CDS encoding cation diffusion facilitator family transporter, with protein sequence MTNNKENQMNNVYSVSEETKIIRKLSLMSIFGNALLSAFKIVAGIFGHSGAMISDAVHSFSDVLTTVIAYFGVKISKKEADKSHPYGHERIECVASLFLGLMLLFTGVGVGAVGFKNILSGNYNDLAVPGVIALIAAIVSIIGKEAMFLYTMYYAKRIHSTAFMADAWHHRSDALSSIGSLVGIGGAMLGFPVLDSVASVVICIFILKVSYDILKDAISKMLDTACDEEYELHLKQFIEDQPGVICVDILHTRIFGSKIYVDLEIQVDGNKLLSESHAISQQVHDSVEMQFPNIKHIMIHVNPAL
- a CDS encoding PTS sugar transporter subunit IIC, translated to MEKFMKMIEEKLMPVALKISGQRHMQAVRQGVVATLPLTIVGSFFCILLNIPIDGYSEFIAPYLNIIDVPFRFTVGILALYAAYGIGSSLARYYKLDELGCGMLATVAFLVSTVVPVKVTAGMPEVIADGRYLSIGALSASSLFGAIVAALISVEIYRFCKEKNIVIKMPDGVPPEVANSFSALIPAAVVILLFWIVRYVFNFDISATLSNLLMPLKDTLAGNSLLGGLLTVTLITFFWVLGIHGPAIMSPVIRPIWDMTIAENMEIFAAGTAASQLPNIFTEQFLQWFIWIGGAGATLALVCLFLRSKSQYIKSLGKLCIIPGIFNINEPVIFGAPIVMNPILAIPFVVAPIIMTIVSYLFTISGLVPMMMAKLPFTLPAPLAAVMSTDWSIMAGVLVIINFIIALVIYYPFFKMFEKQQLEKELAAKTEA